The following nucleotide sequence is from uncultured Campylobacter sp..
CGGAGAGGCGCTGCACTATGCTCTGGAGATGAGCGAAGGATTTGCGGCGGATGAAATTTTACGAGGAGTAAGCCTGACAAGAGGTCGCTACGCTAAATTTTTAAATGATGCGGATTTTGAAAATATCGCGGCGCGGGCGCTTGGTCTAAGCAAAAACGAGGAATTTTTAGCTCTGATAAGAGGCGCTCAAGCTTATAAAGAGATGCCGATCAAAAGCGCGGAGGGTGAGCTTTTACGCGTCGATCTAGCGTGCTTTAGGCAGGATGAAATTTTGCTTTTTGATTACAAAAGCTCCGAAAAATACCTCGCGCAAAACAAAGCTCAAGTAGCGCGGTATAAAAGCGTAACCCGCGAGTTTTATCCGCATGCGCGAGTGCGCGCCTTCGTGCTGGTTCTCGAAACTGCGGGCGCTAAGCTGATCGAAGTAAATGAGGAGGGATAAAATTTTAAAACTTAGATAAAATTTGAGTACAGATAGATTAAATATAGCTTAAATTAAGCTATACGTAAGGATATTTCTATATAATCACAGCTCAAATTTTAATAAGGCGGAAACCATGACAGAAATTACAAAGCCTAGCGAAGTTAAGCGCGACTGGGTCGTTATCGACGCGACCGACAAAAGATTCGGTAGGATGCTTACCGAAGTTGCGGTATTACTACGCGGCAAACACAAACCAAGCTATACTCCAAACGTGGATTGCGGAGACTACGTCGTTATTGTTAATGCTTCGAAAGCCGTATTTACCGGCAATAACAAAGGCGACGATAAACTTTATCACAGCTACTCGGGCTATTTCGGAAGCGTAAAGAGCGTGAAATTTCAAGACCTGCTTAAAAACAATCCCGCAAAGCTCTACAGACTTGCGGTTCGCGGTATGCTTCCTAAGACGAAGCTCGGCAAGGCGATGATCAAAAAGCTATTCGTATATGAAGGCGGCGAGCACCCTCATACTGCGCAAACAACTAAAAAAGGAAAATAATCATGGCGACAATTTATGCAACCGGAAAGAGAAAAACTGCCGTAGCTAAGGTTTGGGTAAAACCGGGAAGCGGCAAGATCGTAGTAAACGGTATGGATCTAAACACCTGGCTAGGCGGTCACGAGGCGATCAAGCTAAGAGTCGTTCAGCCGCTTTTGGCGACCAAGCAAGAGACCTCGATGGATATCACCGCGCAGACTTTGGGCGGCGGATATTCGGCTCAAGCGGATGCGCTAAAGCACGGAATTTCAAAAGCGCTTGCCGCGATGGACAAAGATTTTAGGGCGGCTCTTAAGCCAAAAGGTCTGCTAACTCGTGATAGTCGCGTGGTCGAGCGAAAGAAATTCGGTCGCCGCAAAGCGCGTAGAAGTCCGCAGTTCTCTAAGAGATAATGTTTTTTACAAATTTGTGGCGAAATTGTCGCAAATTTGTAAATTCTTTAAAAATTTTATGGTAATATCGAATTATAACTTTATTTGAAAGGATGTTTAATGAAGAAAGTTCTACTTGCATTAAGCTTGTGTGCATCCGGCGCATTGTTCGCTAGCGATGCTGATTATCACTGGGAGATCACCCCTACTATTGGCGGAATGACTCATGAGGGTAATATGGATTTGGATTCGAATTTTATGTTCGGTCTACGTCTTGCCAAAAATCTACAAGATTCGTTTATCGATCAAATAGAGGTTGGTTTTGATTACTCTCGCAATATCGGCGTAGAGGATTTAGCTCACAGAGTAGGCAACGATAAGCCTGACGCTAAATATTATCACATCAATGCTGTAAAAGACTTGGTAAATTTCACCGATAATTTCAAATTATACGGCTTGCTAGGTTTGGGTTATATGGATTACTCTAGAGACGTTTATAATGACGGCGATCTAGACAGCGGCTTCGGTCAATACGGCGTGGGTCTAAAATACTATATCACCGACAACTTCGCTACGAAGCTTGAAGCACGCGATGCTATCAGATTTGATGACGGCAACCACGTATTGTTCTACACTCTAGGCTTTGCGGTCGATTTCGGCAAGAGACATGCAGATGCAGCTCCGGTCGTTACGCCTACCGCTTGCACCGATGCAGATAACGACGGCGTATGCGACAATGTCGATAGATGCCCTGGCACGCCTGCCGGCGTAGTAGTCGATGAATACGGCTGCGAGAAAGTCATTAGATTAAATTTGGGCGTAAATTTCGCTACCGACAGCTCGAAAATCTCTCCTGAGTTTATGAACGAGATCAAAAACGTAAGTGACGTGCTAGTAGCTCATCCTGATTACAAGGTAATCTTAGAGGGCCACACCGACAGCACGGGCTCAGACGCTTACAACCAAAAGCTTTCCTTGCGCAGAGCTGCGGCGGTTGCGGGCGCGCTTCAAACCTTCGGCGTAGATGCTAGCAGGATCAGCTCCGTAGGCTACGGCGAGTCTAAGCCTATCGCTACAAACTCTACTAAAGCGGGTCGCGCTCAAAATAGACGCGTTGATGCTAAATTTAGAAAATAGTCTTTTCTAGATCTACTTAAGCGGGGCTTCGGCTCCGCTTTTTTTATATCCGAATTAAATTTTAAAATGCCAAAATTTCAAACTACCCTGCTTTTCGATCTCGACGGCACGCTCATCGACTCCACGCCCGCTATACTGGAGGGCTTCCACTACGCGTTTGCGCACTTAGGCGCCGCGGAGCCTAGCGACGAAGCGATCAAAAGGCTTATCGGCCATCCGTTAGAGGTGATGTTTGAGCGCCTGGGCGCGGCACGGGATGTGCGGGATTTCGTGCTCGCCTACAAACATCGATACGCGCAGATATTTTTGGATCAGACCGTTTTGCTAAACGGTGCGTATGAGGCTGTAAGGGCGGCGAGCGAGTTTGCAAATTTAGGCGTCGTGACGACCAAGACGTCGAAATTTTCTAAAATTTTATTGCAGCATCTCGGTATCGCTGATTTTTTTGGTACCATCGTCGGGCGAGAGGACGTGCAAGATCCCAAACCAAGCGCCGAGCCGATCTTAAAGGCGCTTGAAAATTTAGGAATTTACGGCGCGAACGCTAGCCAAAGCCCGCATGCGGCTCGCGGTAAAACTCACGATGCGACTGCCGATGAAAATACAAGTGCTGCTAGCAGGAGCGCGATTTTGAGTGAAATTTCAGCGCCTGATTTAAAGAGTCTTCCTGCGCTTGATCCTGATCCTAGCAAAGTTTACGAGCAAAATTTAAGCAGTATTGCGAGTCAAAATTCTGATAGAATTTCATTTAAAGATTTAAGCGAAGTAAAGAGCGATAGACATGAGGCTGGCGATAAGAGCCAAAAGAGCGGTATCGGCATCGAGGGCGAGAGCTATAAAAGCGGTGCGCGCGGCAGTAAAATTTATGATGCGCATGAGCTAAATTCCACTCCTTGTTATGACAAAATTTGCAGCAACGAAATCCTGTCTTCTGTTAGCCAAAATATCTTTATGATCGGCGATACGTCGCTTGACGCCATTTCGGCAAAGTCGGCAGCGGTGCGAAGCGTGGGCGTAAGCTGCGGTTACGGCAGTGCCTCGGAGCTACGGGCGCATTTCGAGTTCGTATGCGCGGACGCAAAAGAGGCGGTTGAGCTGATACGTGAAATTTCATCAAAATTTTAGGTGCAATAAAGCGAATTTTTTCTAGCTTTGATACGTTATTTTTGCGAATACTTAGAAGTGAACCCGCGCCCGAAATTTAAAATTTCCAATTAATTTTTGAGTTTTGAACAGCACGCGATATGAATTTGCTCGTGCTATTTAGCTGGGGAGCAAGGTGCTTTCTAGGTGTTCAAATGATACGCGAGGTTAAATTTCGCATATTTCTGCTCTGGTCTAGCAAAATAGCCTGTGCCGTATTAACGATATATGAGAGATTTCACTCCGTTCGTCGTGCTTGATTTGATTCGTCGAATGTTTGGTATTAACACAGTATATGGGAAAATTTCGTCGCAGTCAAATTTTACTCAATTTCGCAATATCTTTTGAGTTTGCGAACGGATTTTGCAAGAAATTTAATGCAAGCTTCGCACTCAAATTCTGGCTTTGATTTTAGTTTATACTCCACCTTATCGTGATAAATTCTATGTCCCGCTTGAGGCAAGTATTTGATAGGCTCATTGCGCGATCCTGTCGCAAGCCTATTTGACGCTTATTTAGGCGCCGTATTTGGGTTTTGTCGCAATTATGCTCGCTACGGATTTTCGGTGTGATTTATAGCATTTAAGGCCGCGCCCGCGCCCAGCGAGCACTAAACATATATGTTTTGAAGGCTTATATGCTAAAATTCCATCCTGCGACAAATAGCTCGCAAAGGCGCGAATATAGGATAAACTAGCCAAATTTTAAAATTTAGCTCCGCGGCGAGCAGCCATATTCTTTTATCGGAGCCGATGAAAGCAGCGTTAGCTTTTGCGTTTTAACTTTATCGTTTAGGCGCAGCAAGACTTTAAATTCAATCTAAAATTTTGCAAAATTTTAAAATTCCGCCCGCTCTTATGCTTTTTTAAAGCAAAATTCTATAAAATACCGCTTCCGCAATGGGCTATCGTCTAATGGCAGGACAACAAACTCTGGATTTGTGAATATAGGTTCGACCCCTATTAGCCCATCCATCCGAATTTTAATTTCCTTTATCATGCTAGTTTTTGAAATTAATTTGCGCGTCATTTTTGCATATAGTGGCAGCATTCGCCGGCTAAAGCAAATTGCGCCAAGCCATAAATAGGCAAAATTTTATCGAGCCAATAAGTAAGTTGCCGCTTTAAAGCGGCGGATTATTTGATTTTTTCTTTGCCTTTGTAAGTGGCGATGCTTTGATACGAGCCATCCTTTTTAAACGCTACCACATCATAGACCTCGGGCTGTGAGCCTTGCTCCATACCTGGCGCTTCTAGCGGCATGCCAGGCACTGCTATGCCGATGACGTCTTTAGGCTTATTTTTTAGTAGCGTGCGGATCTCACCTGCTGGCATATGCCCTTCGACTACATACCCATCTATGATCGCGGTGTGGCAGCTAGCGAGCTCCAGCGGAAGTTTGAGCTCATTCTTCTTCTGGATAAGCGGCTCGTCAGCCAGCGAAATCATCTCGACTTCAAAGCCATTTTGCTCCATGTATTTTGCCCAGTTGTGACAACAGCCGCAACTCTCGCCGTGATAGACCTTGACATGTTCGCTTGCCGAGACATAGCTTCCTAATGCCGCTAAAAGCGCACCTGCAAATAAAATTTTCTTCATATTTTACTCCAGTGATTAAAAGTTCTCGATTATACAATACGAATAGTAAATTTTTAAGAGCGAACCATATAACTCTAAGATTAAATTTGACGAAGCAGACCCGCTCGTAAGCCGAAATTTTAAGAAATTTTAAAATTTCGGCGTCGCGGATAAGTTGGTTATAGACACTGAGACAGTGCTGATTTGATAGCGGATTTTGATACGTAGCCTTCCGAGTCGCTGGTAAGTGATACGTCGCAGCCTGGCTTATAGTTTTTCCAGGTGTAGATGTTGCCATTGTCTTCGGTTGTTTTGATGGAGTCTGGCTGTTTATTCCATGCAGAAATTACTTGATTGATATGAAATGCATCGCTGCGGTCTTTCGGCGCATTAGTCATACCTGTGCTGTCGGGCAAGGTCGTTTCGACCATATCAGTGGTGCCTGCGGTGGAGACCTCTTGGACTTTATCATTTACGCCGCCGATATTTGTTTTGCTGCTTTGGGATTTTGTTTGATTGCGTACTCCGCTTGGTTCGTTGGATATATTCCAGTTGGAACAACCGATAAAAAATACCGCTGCTACGAGCGCAGCTATTAAATTTCTCATAAAATTCTCCTTCAAAAATTTCGTTGCGATAGTAGCACATTTATCTTTAGTTTAAAATAAATCCGAGCCCTTGAAATTTGAAATTTCGTAGGAATTTGGCGAGGCGTTTCAGTAGGAATTTATAAAATTTCGGATAATATTCAAAGTTTCATACCAAACGGGCTTTTAAATTTTGCACGGCAAATGCCTTTTTGGCTACCAAATTTTAAAGGATTTTTGATGTATGCTATCATCAAACACGGCGGCAAGCAGTATAAGGTCGAAGAGGGCAACTACCTAAATTTAGACCATTTTAATGCTGAGCCGAAAGCAAAGCTCGAGCTTAGCGAAGTTTTAGCGCTAAACGACGGCGAGTTAAAGGTAGGAGCACCGTTCGTAAAGGGTGCCAAGGTGGTTTTGGAGGTCGTTTGTGAAGGCAAGGATAAAAAAGTCGTTATCTTTAAAAAACGCAGACGCAAAGATTCAAAAGTAAAACGCGGCTTCAGACGCCAATACACCCGCGTCAAAGTCGTTTCGATTAACGCATAAAGGATAGGAAATGGCACACAAAAAAGGTCAGGGCTCGACCCAAAATAATAGAGATAGTATCGGACGCCGCTTGGGCGTTAAAAAATTCGGCGGCGAGTTTGTTCGCGCGGGCAACATCATCATCCGCCAGCGCGGCACTGCGACGCACCCGGGCTGCAACGTAGGCATGGGCAGCGATCACACGATTTTCGCGCTGATCGACGGCGTCGTAAAATTTGAGCGAAAAGATAAAAATCGCAAAAAAGTATCGGTTTATCCGGCCGCATAAGCATCGCTAAATCTTTGGGGGCGCAAGCCCCTCTTTTAAATAAAATTCGAAAAATTGCTGTGAAATCCAAAGTATTTTCTTATGTGAAAAAATTTCGTTATAAAAACTCGCTACGACG
It contains:
- the rplM gene encoding 50S ribosomal protein L13, with the translated sequence MTEITKPSEVKRDWVVIDATDKRFGRMLTEVAVLLRGKHKPSYTPNVDCGDYVVIVNASKAVFTGNNKGDDKLYHSYSGYFGSVKSVKFQDLLKNNPAKLYRLAVRGMLPKTKLGKAMIKKLFVYEGGEHPHTAQTTKKGK
- the rpsI gene encoding 30S ribosomal protein S9, whose protein sequence is MATIYATGKRKTAVAKVWVKPGSGKIVVNGMDLNTWLGGHEAIKLRVVQPLLATKQETSMDITAQTLGGGYSAQADALKHGISKALAAMDKDFRAALKPKGLLTRDSRVVERKKFGRRKARRSPQFSKR
- a CDS encoding OmpA family protein — encoded protein: MKKVLLALSLCASGALFASDADYHWEITPTIGGMTHEGNMDLDSNFMFGLRLAKNLQDSFIDQIEVGFDYSRNIGVEDLAHRVGNDKPDAKYYHINAVKDLVNFTDNFKLYGLLGLGYMDYSRDVYNDGDLDSGFGQYGVGLKYYITDNFATKLEARDAIRFDDGNHVLFYTLGFAVDFGKRHADAAPVVTPTACTDADNDGVCDNVDRCPGTPAGVVVDEYGCEKVIRLNLGVNFATDSSKISPEFMNEIKNVSDVLVAHPDYKVILEGHTDSTGSDAYNQKLSLRRAAAVAGALQTFGVDASRISSVGYGESKPIATNSTKAGRAQNRRVDAKFRK
- a CDS encoding HAD family hydrolase, producing MPKFQTTLLFDLDGTLIDSTPAILEGFHYAFAHLGAAEPSDEAIKRLIGHPLEVMFERLGAARDVRDFVLAYKHRYAQIFLDQTVLLNGAYEAVRAASEFANLGVVTTKTSKFSKILLQHLGIADFFGTIVGREDVQDPKPSAEPILKALENLGIYGANASQSPHAARGKTHDATADENTSAASRSAILSEISAPDLKSLPALDPDPSKVYEQNLSSIASQNSDRISFKDLSEVKSDRHEAGDKSQKSGIGIEGESYKSGARGSKIYDAHELNSTPCYDKICSNEILSSVSQNIFMIGDTSLDAISAKSAAVRSVGVSCGYGSASELRAHFEFVCADAKEAVELIREISSKF
- a CDS encoding DUF411 domain-containing protein — encoded protein: MKKILFAGALLAALGSYVSASEHVKVYHGESCGCCHNWAKYMEQNGFEVEMISLADEPLIQKKNELKLPLELASCHTAIIDGYVVEGHMPAGEIRTLLKNKPKDVIGIAVPGMPLEAPGMEQGSQPEVYDVVAFKKDGSYQSIATYKGKEKIK
- the rplU gene encoding 50S ribosomal protein L21; the protein is MYAIIKHGGKQYKVEEGNYLNLDHFNAEPKAKLELSEVLALNDGELKVGAPFVKGAKVVLEVVCEGKDKKVVIFKKRRRKDSKVKRGFRRQYTRVKVVSINA
- the rpmA gene encoding 50S ribosomal protein L27; translation: MAHKKGQGSTQNNRDSIGRRLGVKKFGGEFVRAGNIIIRQRGTATHPGCNVGMGSDHTIFALIDGVVKFERKDKNRKKVSVYPAA